In a single window of the Photobacterium profundum SS9 genome:
- a CDS encoding EAL domain-containing protein, whose translation MTLYRQLLIWMLVVFFALITSVFVIQFNTTRDFLREQQSTEIDNAISAVGMALAPYLEVNDTISAESVINATFDSSFYSKVHLSMLNESGEIVRSYPTQVAGVPNWFQSVIIIEPITRSTTLTSGWMQLASLTVTSSSIYAYQQLWQASLQLLIGFTATFLLGLLFLAFILSKVLKPLKAIQLRARQMSNNQFGDPLAIPKIRELSDVVVAFNHMSAQLKIHFEQQAQEADNLRIRAYQDPVSGLANRSYLMTQLNSWLTSPSEGGIALLKVDLITDAYALDGYEAGDHLVQTLSVRMKELINDDYTIARLNQCEFMLLAPNITAAELKIIGRSLLHMTSELQSDPLDLAPVQATVGLVMRNHDDNITSLLAQADNALMQAKQQPQEPLALFDVKEQSDTSKQTTMGKQQWKALVDEAIANKLFKFNFQKAIDHHQNTLHQEAFAYIKKGSQHYSAAQFLGAIEQLNAGTHMDMHIIDELFNMLNSDKNVGNIAVNITKSSVNDTGFIRWLANKMQSNPQLKERIIFELPEICFIKHSDNAGLLCEIIHQNNFAFGIDNFGHNFSSIGYLNKFRPAYVKLDFAYTHQIEHQVKADVLASITRTANNLLITTIATRVETISQQEKLTELMVRGFQGYVVDKINSEKTV comes from the coding sequence ATGACACTTTATAGACAACTCTTGATATGGATGCTGGTTGTATTTTTTGCGCTTATCACCTCCGTGTTTGTGATTCAATTCAACACAACACGTGACTTTTTACGTGAGCAACAATCAACAGAAATAGATAACGCGATCAGTGCTGTTGGTATGGCGCTGGCCCCCTATCTGGAAGTCAATGACACAATATCGGCAGAATCTGTTATCAATGCTACCTTTGACAGCAGCTTTTACAGCAAAGTACACCTAAGTATGCTGAATGAAAGTGGTGAAATTGTGCGCAGCTATCCCACGCAGGTAGCAGGTGTACCCAATTGGTTTCAAAGTGTAATAATCATCGAGCCTATCACTCGCTCCACAACCTTAACCAGTGGTTGGATGCAACTGGCAAGCCTCACTGTAACCAGCAGCTCGATCTATGCTTACCAGCAACTTTGGCAAGCCAGTTTACAACTTCTGATCGGCTTTACTGCCACGTTTTTATTAGGCTTACTATTTCTCGCGTTTATTTTGTCTAAAGTGCTCAAGCCACTAAAGGCGATTCAACTTCGTGCTCGTCAAATGTCGAATAATCAATTTGGTGATCCTTTAGCTATTCCCAAAATTCGCGAGTTAAGTGATGTTGTTGTTGCGTTTAACCATATGAGCGCACAACTTAAAATCCATTTTGAGCAACAAGCACAAGAAGCCGATAACTTACGTATTAGGGCTTATCAGGATCCAGTTTCAGGGCTGGCAAACCGTAGCTACTTAATGACTCAGCTTAATTCTTGGTTAACATCACCATCAGAAGGCGGCATCGCATTATTAAAAGTAGATTTAATCACAGATGCCTATGCACTCGATGGGTATGAGGCCGGTGACCACCTCGTACAAACACTGTCTGTTCGAATGAAAGAACTCATCAATGATGACTACACTATCGCGCGTCTTAACCAATGCGAATTTATGTTACTCGCGCCAAATATCACAGCTGCAGAGCTAAAAATAATTGGCCGCTCGTTACTGCACATGACATCTGAACTGCAAAGCGATCCTCTTGATCTTGCTCCAGTTCAAGCGACTGTCGGTTTAGTCATGCGCAACCATGATGACAATATTACATCGCTACTTGCTCAAGCTGACAATGCTTTAATGCAAGCAAAGCAACAACCGCAAGAGCCCCTTGCATTATTTGATGTAAAAGAGCAAAGCGACACCAGTAAACAAACCACTATGGGTAAGCAACAATGGAAAGCATTAGTAGACGAAGCTATTGCTAATAAGTTGTTTAAATTCAACTTTCAAAAAGCAATTGATCATCACCAGAACACCCTCCATCAAGAAGCATTTGCCTACATAAAGAAAGGCAGCCAACATTATTCGGCAGCACAATTTTTAGGTGCAATAGAACAATTAAATGCGGGTACACATATGGATATGCACATCATCGATGAGCTATTCAATATGCTAAATAGCGATAAAAATGTCGGTAACATTGCCGTTAATATTACAAAAAGCAGTGTGAACGACACTGGCTTCATTCGCTGGTTAGCCAATAAAATGCAATCTAACCCACAATTGAAAGAACGTATTATATTTGAGCTTCCTGAAATTTGTTTTATCAAACATAGCGACAATGCAGGGTTATTGTGTGAAATCATCCATCAAAATAACTTCGCCTTTGGTATTGATAATTTTGGACATAATTTCAGTTCGATCGGTTATCTTAATAAGTTCCGTCCGGCTTATGTAAAACTGGATTTTGCATATACTCACCAAATTGAACATCAAGTTAAAGCTGATGTACTCGCATCAATTACCCGCACAGCGAATAATCTATTAATTACCACCATCGCCACTCGTGTTGAAACAATCAGCCAACAAGAAAAGCTGACCGAACTCATGGTGCGAGGTTTCCAAGGCTATGTGGTAGATAAAATAAATAGCGAGAAAACCGTATGA
- a CDS encoding OmpA family protein, whose translation MKRTVTGLLALTLFGCSVTVEEPPIAEQSQDQRDFDNDGVINARDKCADTPHSAIVDNDGCPIRVNREEENDVRVLFANDSAAIPEAFLSEIQRMADFLEIYPETYIELKGYASPVGNAEYNIGLSKRRATKVREQLIAEGVAPQRIKTIGFGDAEPIAAESSEATNTLSRRVVARVIGSKGSLVEEWTIFTLRDN comes from the coding sequence ATGAAACGAACTGTAACCGGTTTATTAGCACTCACCTTATTTGGCTGTTCTGTCACAGTGGAAGAGCCACCTATTGCTGAGCAATCGCAAGATCAACGGGATTTTGATAACGATGGCGTCATTAATGCCCGTGATAAATGTGCTGATACCCCACATTCTGCCATCGTAGATAATGATGGTTGCCCAATCCGCGTAAATCGTGAAGAAGAAAATGATGTACGGGTTCTTTTTGCCAATGATTCAGCCGCAATACCTGAAGCCTTTTTGTCAGAAATTCAGCGTATGGCTGATTTTTTAGAGATATATCCAGAAACGTATATTGAATTAAAAGGTTATGCGAGCCCTGTCGGTAACGCAGAATACAATATTGGCCTATCAAAACGACGAGCAACAAAAGTGCGAGAGCAGCTCATTGCCGAAGGTGTTGCTCCTCAACGAATAAAAACAATTGGCTTTGGCGACGCTGAACCAATTGCAGCAGAATCAAGTGAAGCTACAAACACACTAAGCCGCCGTGTTGTTGCGCGTGTTATCGGTTCAAAAGGTAGCCTTGTTGAAGAGTGGACTATTTTTACGTTAAGAGATAATTAA
- a CDS encoding type I secretion system permease/ATPase, whose protein sequence is MKDPLLQSLVYVSRYYGQANSPEALVADLPLADGLLTPFLLPRAAEKAGLQAKDSKIALKDISPLLFPVVALLKGGDACVVLSVDNEKGEVEVVLAQSDDSQQWISLDDLNQQYTGHLFLMKKRFRYDERSPEILKTRDGHWFWSTLWESRNIYRDVFIASILINIFAISAPLFTRLVYDKIVPNLAFDSLWVLAIGITIIFGFDLVLKVMRSYFIDLAGKKSDLLISAKIFSRVMGIRMEAKPPSVGAFARHMQEFESIREFFTSATVSSMIDLPFALMFLLIIWFVAGPLALVPLVAVTILAIYSLLIQRPLRRSIEEGSRLSSQKNANLIESLSGLETVKLFGAQNQFQYRWEEAVAHMANWGIKSRRLTDSVQNTAGFLQQFVSVAMIVFGVYLIADGQLTMGGLIAATMLSGRAVGPMVQLSLLSTRYNQAKSAMTIIEQLMQMPTEQEDGKRYIHRPVIKGKIVFDKVSFTYPNATSAALKDMSFTINPGEKVAIIGRIGSGKTTIERLIMGLYQPIEGSVQIDDTDINQLHHIDVRRNIGCVPQDITLFFGSIRDNIILGRPLTTDQDILLAAERAGVTNFTQQDAAGLEKQVGEGGASLSGGQRQAIAIARALVGKPPVLLMDEPTSSMDNRSEMYIKHQLRSLSKDETLILITHKTSMLDIVDRLIVMEQGHIIADGPKDQVLKQLSEGNVTRARASNE, encoded by the coding sequence ATGAAGGACCCTCTACTGCAGTCTTTAGTCTATGTTAGCCGCTATTATGGACAGGCTAACTCTCCTGAAGCTTTGGTTGCAGATCTTCCTCTTGCCGATGGTCTTCTTACTCCATTTCTTCTACCTCGTGCGGCCGAAAAAGCAGGTTTACAAGCCAAAGATAGCAAAATTGCACTCAAAGACATCTCACCGTTATTATTCCCTGTCGTCGCACTATTAAAAGGTGGCGATGCATGTGTTGTACTAAGTGTAGATAATGAAAAAGGCGAAGTAGAAGTTGTACTGGCACAATCAGATGATAGCCAGCAATGGATAAGCCTTGATGACTTAAACCAGCAATACACTGGTCATTTATTTTTGATGAAAAAACGCTTTCGATATGATGAGCGTTCACCTGAAATATTAAAAACGCGTGATGGCCACTGGTTTTGGAGTACATTATGGGAGTCTCGTAACATCTACCGAGATGTATTCATTGCTTCCATTTTGATCAATATATTTGCTATTTCTGCCCCTCTTTTCACTCGTCTTGTTTACGATAAAATAGTACCTAATCTTGCGTTTGACTCTTTATGGGTACTGGCAATTGGTATCACCATTATTTTTGGCTTTGATTTAGTGCTAAAAGTTATGCGCAGTTACTTCATTGACTTAGCCGGAAAAAAATCAGATCTGTTAATTTCAGCTAAAATATTTAGCCGAGTCATGGGTATTCGTATGGAAGCCAAGCCACCTTCTGTGGGTGCGTTTGCTCGTCATATGCAAGAATTTGAATCCATAAGAGAATTTTTTACCTCTGCCACAGTTTCATCAATGATTGATTTACCGTTTGCTCTGATGTTTTTGCTGATTATTTGGTTTGTTGCGGGTCCTCTAGCACTTGTCCCTTTAGTTGCGGTGACTATTCTGGCTATTTATAGCTTACTCATTCAACGACCTTTACGCCGTAGTATTGAAGAAGGTTCTCGCCTTTCATCGCAAAAAAATGCAAACTTAATTGAAAGCTTGAGTGGCCTAGAAACAGTGAAATTGTTTGGGGCACAAAATCAATTTCAATACCGCTGGGAAGAAGCGGTTGCTCACATGGCCAACTGGGGGATCAAATCTCGGCGTCTTACAGATTCGGTTCAAAACACGGCTGGGTTCTTACAGCAATTTGTGTCCGTGGCCATGATCGTATTCGGTGTATATCTCATTGCTGATGGTCAGTTAACCATGGGCGGGCTCATTGCTGCCACCATGCTAAGCGGACGAGCTGTTGGTCCTATGGTGCAACTTTCATTGCTATCAACTCGCTATAATCAAGCAAAATCAGCGATGACAATCATCGAACAGCTCATGCAGATGCCGACAGAGCAAGAAGATGGCAAACGCTACATCCATCGCCCTGTTATCAAAGGGAAAATTGTTTTTGATAAAGTCAGCTTTACTTACCCCAATGCAACCAGCGCAGCACTTAAAGACATGAGCTTCACGATTAATCCGGGTGAAAAGGTAGCCATCATTGGGCGTATTGGTTCTGGTAAAACCACAATTGAACGCTTGATTATGGGATTATATCAGCCCATCGAAGGATCGGTTCAAATTGATGATACCGACATCAACCAACTTCATCACATTGATGTACGTCGTAATATCGGTTGTGTGCCTCAAGACATAACCTTGTTCTTTGGTTCTATTCGCGACAACATCATATTGGGTCGCCCGTTAACAACGGATCAAGACATTTTACTTGCCGCAGAACGAGCAGGGGTAACAAACTTTACACAGCAAGATGCAGCAGGTTTAGAGAAGCAAGTCGGCGAAGGTGGTGCATCTCTTTCAGGCGGGCAACGTCAAGCTATTGCGATTGCACGAGCTCTGGTTGGAAAGCCTCCTGTATTGTTAATGGATGAACCAACAAGCAGCATGGATAATCGTTCAGAAATGTACATTAAGCATCAATTAAGAAGCTTATCTAAAGATGAAACGCTTATTCTTATTACGCACAAGACCAGTATGTTAGATATTGTTGACCGTTTAATTGTGATGGAACAAGGGCACATAATTGCTGATGGCCCTAAAGATCAGGTGCTCAAACAATTAAGTGAAGGCAACGTTACTCGAGCAAGAGCCAGTAACGAATAA
- a CDS encoding transglutaminase-like cysteine peptidase, translated as MKRVAFWVLALLLSASAIALTDKESKQINTIMQFYGERAGKRVTAWRNIVNDNASQDIDTKLREVNDFFNQLIFIDDIKLWGKEDFWATPLEFLGVGAGDCEDFSIAKYFSLRELGVADNKLRLVYVKALELNQFHMVVAYYPTPSSVPLLLDNLDGDIKPATKRPDLLPIYSFNASKLWLMKQKGQGQLAGKASRLSLWNDLRQRSDRIKLNRPKINFDE; from the coding sequence ATGAAGAGAGTGGCTTTCTGGGTTCTCGCTCTATTATTATCAGCAAGTGCTATTGCACTGACGGATAAAGAGTCGAAACAGATCAATACCATCATGCAATTTTATGGCGAACGCGCTGGAAAGCGAGTGACGGCATGGCGGAATATTGTCAATGATAATGCTTCACAAGATATTGATACCAAGCTACGAGAGGTAAATGATTTCTTTAACCAGCTGATTTTTATTGATGATATCAAGTTATGGGGAAAAGAAGACTTCTGGGCGACCCCTCTTGAGTTTCTAGGTGTGGGGGCTGGTGATTGTGAAGATTTCAGTATTGCAAAATACTTCTCGTTGCGTGAATTGGGCGTTGCCGATAACAAGTTACGATTAGTATATGTAAAGGCTCTAGAACTTAATCAGTTTCATATGGTGGTAGCCTATTACCCTACCCCGTCATCTGTACCATTGCTGCTTGATAACCTTGATGGTGACATTAAGCCAGCAACAAAACGACCAGATTTACTGCCTATATACAGCTTTAATGCTAGCAAACTCTGGTTAATGAAACAGAAAGGACAAGGACAGTTAGCAGGTAAAGCTTCCAGGTTAAGTTTGTGGAATGACCTACGCCAACGTTCAGATCGTATAAAACTGAATAGACCTAAAATTAACTTTGATGAGTGA